The segment ACGCTCCTGGGACGGCCAAATAGTATCCGGTTCCGTACAAATTTTTACCGTACGGTGCGATTGCGGTCAAAACCGGCGGCAAACTTTGAGTCAATAAGTTTGTGATAGTATAGGTTCCGGTATGATTCGGATGGTTAACTAGGGACGCTAAAAGATCCAAAGTATTCTGGATATCAGCGTACGATGGTTGTATATTGATGAGCATATCCAGAAGAAAATCCAGGGATTTAACGACCGACCAGCCGGACGAGCTCGACATATAGTCTCTGATATTGCTCGCAAAATTACTCACATCGTCCCATGTGGAATCGTAAATATTAGCCGATCTCGGAGCGAAGTATGTGGAGCCTCCTCCGCAAACAAATGTCGGATCCGGATTACAGAATAATTGTGGGTTCGGATATTCCACGATATGATCGCGGAACCAATAAATTACTCCGCCTTGTATATCGAATTTTGTCGGGCAGAGAGTTTGGAACGATGTATCGTCGGTGGCACCTGCGCACTCGGAAATCAAAAGCGTCTCTCCCATAATATTCTCTAATGCGGGAGCGATTAAAGCAAAGGAATCGGCATGCGAAGCGTCGCCCAGTTGAGCCAAGAATTGCGCTAAACCCGAAACCAATCTAGTTTTGCTAATTAAGTTCAGCATCCCGTCCTGAAAGCGTCTCGTATTCTCGGTCAGAATACTTAGAAAAGAACGGAATGTATCGTCCGGTTGATAATCGGATACTCCGCCGCTCGGGTTTCTCAATCCGTATGCGATACCGTTCATACGAATTTGATAGATTGAGGGAGGAGTCGGATTGGTCACGGCTCCGCCAGTCGTATCCGGCCCGTAAAATGCGTACGGACGGGAAAGAAGCTCCGCTAATCTGGATAAAATCGAGACCGGATTCTGAGGAGTTGCGGTAGTTTGACCGCTAACTCTATCTAACACTGATTTTGCTAATGCTGCCACAAACGGAGTAAATCGATTTCTATACGGCCAATATACCGTGTCGTTCGCATTGAATAAATCGGGAGTCACTGGCGCAGGCGAAGTAGTCGCCGTGTTAATGGAAGAACTCGTGTCCGTGCTAGCGGCAGGTAAAAAGCCTAATAGCTGTAGAACATAACCGTTTTGGGAAATGACCGGCGGGATCAAACCGTAGCTAATCGTAGGTTGAGGAACCAAAAGAGACCATAAAGCGGAATAAACGACGGTGGGTCCCATATTACCGCTGCTCGCAGGAACTCCTGTGCCATCGGCTCCGTATCCCCACCCTTCTACCAACATCGCGGAGTCGCCCGGAACGGATGAAAAATATTGCAAATCTTGATGAACTGCGCTGTAAACTTTCAGCATTTTAGTCGTATCAGGCGAATTCCCGGTCGTGCTTCTCCATTGACCATTATAATTTCCGCATGTACCTGAAGATGCAGTCGCAAGCGGACCGCAATTTGCGTTTAGATTCAACATTCCGACTAGACCGTTTCCTACGGCGGTCACGAATAAGGCTTCTGCAAACGCTACGGTAGCGGCAAGTTTAGCGCGAACCGGAAGAACTACGACAAATCGTTTTTCGTATAAAAGCCATTGTAGATTTTTGTAAAATGCTTCTTCATCCGAAGAAACTCCTCTCTGCACGTCCGTCTTCGCGATTTCAGGTATCGTATATTGACCTGCTCCGGCCGTCCCGTTAGGAGTCGCACATGTTGTCGCAGAGTTGTATCCTCCGAGAGAAATACATTTATTGGTGGAATTCGGATTAAGTTGGATATCGTACCTATGCGTCTTCCAAGTGGGTTTATAATTGTTCTCGCTTAAATCGGAATTTCTCGCGATGGATCCGTCGGGAGAAAGGTAATTTCCGGCCCCGTCCCTACGATTCACGTTATAATAAGGACCGTATCCTTTATAAGTTACCTTGACTAGCCAGTCGAGCATCCAGGGCAAAGTTTTGTTAAAAACTTTATCGTAAGGGCCGGCGCTGGCGGATAAATCGATTGGATTGGTGCTCGGAACTTGGGTAGCTCCGCGGGACGCGTCTTCCATTAAGGATAGAACCCGCGAATTCATTCCGATTTGATAAACGACTCCGTCCCGATAAACGTTATTGCTCGTCCGGCTTTGCTCGGAAATATTCTTAAAGTTGAATGAATCCGACGAAGATATGACGGACATCATCGCGAACAATCCGTCCCCAAGTGTGATCTCCCCGCCGGTCATACCCGTAATCCAGTCATTGGTCGTAACCGACGGATTCCATGTATATCCGTAATTATCCGCCAGATATAGGATGAGAAAGAGCGTCTCTAATGCGGAAACTGTCCCGCTATTCGCATTATAAGCCCGGTCGAATCCGTTACCATCCACCCGAATTAAATTACCCAAGGACTGCTCGATGGGTCCCGCTCCTGACGGGGAAGAAGACAAAAGACTAGTCGGAAATCCCAGGGCATTTAAATTTGTGGCGGAATCTTTTAAGAAATCGATGCCGCTATATCCCGCGCCTAGAGCGGGATTTTTAGATGGGACGACTAAATCCCTTACGACTTGGAAAAAATCGGTAAACAAAACGCCCAACTCGGAAGAATGCAATGTTCCCCCCGGAGCGTTATACGCCGCGTTCGTACTGTAAGTGGTCGATTGTCCCGGAACCGCTACCGTGAAATACTTCACTAAATTTAGAATCAATTGTTTAAGAGTCGTTGCAGGTGAAGTCTGATTCATGAATCCGGCTTGGAAATTCATCATATCACCGAGGCCGTATACGATATTGATAAATCCGTTCTTTAAGCCGTGAGTTGGATCATTGATTGCAGACGGGGCAAAAAATCCGTTCATCAATCCTTGAACTCCGGAACGAAAATTCGCGTTCGCAGTCAAGGCCTTGTAAAGAAAATCCTCCGCTTTCTGCAGAAAGTTTACCGTGGTTTGTTTTTTTAGATCGTTTGCCGTAGTTGTAATGGACTGCTGGATCTGAAGATTCGAGTTGGAATTGTATTCGTCCAGTAGAGCCTGAGCGCTAATCGGAATCAAATTACGAACAACCGGGGAAGGGTAATGGCGAATTTTTTCGATAATCGGTTGAACGGCATTGTACGCAGCAGGATTATTCGTTTGAATTTTATTGATTAAATCAGCTCCTCCGGATGCTAATGTCTGCATTGCCGGACGACTTTGTATCATCATCGCTTCAGCAGCGCGTAACGTCCCCAAATTATCGGGTTGAGGAGCTTTTGCAAGCGAATCGCCTAACGCCTTATTGAATCCGACAGGATCTAAATTTGTAAAAAAACTTTTAACGACAGGGAAAGGATTTAGGAAAGTAAAGAGGGATACACCGGTATACGCGGTGGTGTTATCATAAAACTTTGCGATCCCGTTCTTCTCAGTACCGGAATGCGAACATGCTCCGAATAAGGCGAATATAAGCGAAAAAATAAGGAGAAAGCCGGATAATTTCGTCGAAATCGCCTGGGCGTTCCTGCGGTATCCTAGTAAACTTCTTCGCATTTTCATCCCCATAGTCTCCAATTAGAAACCAATTCGCTTTATCGAACAATCGTTATTGAAAAAACTCCGATCGTTACTGCTTATACAACTTAGATCGAAATTATTCAAATCTTTTTTTTATATCAATCGTTCGAATCGTGTATCAGTCGCTATACTGGTACACATTACAACTGTCTACACAACGATTTTTTTCATCATTTTCACGAATTTTTTATCGAACGAACGTTTTTTTATTAGTTTTTTAAGGTTTCAAATATCCCAATTATTTTCGCATTTTCTTACTTATGAGGGACTTTCTTTCGTCTTAATGAAAATATAAATGTAATAATTTATTTCCAAATGTGGCCCTTAAGTACTGTTTATGATTTCCTATAAAACAGTCTTGGAAACGAAGGTTTACTAATTTTAAATAGCGCTCGATATAAAAAAACCGCCCTATTTTAAAGAGCGGTTTTCTTGAGCAAAGCCTTAATCTAACAAAGATTAGGCCGGCTTTGCCTGCCTCTTCTTATAGAATCCGTATCCGATCGCCACAAGTCCTAGTAACAACCAAATATACCAAAACTTTACGAGTAGAATCGTTATGGCAGTGACTACGAACGCAACGATCCCGAGTACGAAAGAAATTGCCATCTTTCCGAATTCCCCGATGAGAGGAATGAAACTTAATAAAGCCGTCAAAGGCCCGACAAGCAGATTCAAACTCACCCAAATAAGTACGAAACTGACTCCTCGTCCGATCCATCTCATCATCTTATCGTCGTTCGCTATGTCTTTCATCGTTTTTTGAAAGTCACCCACGGATGCATTTAAGAATAGATTATCTTCTTTACTCTTAAACTTTCCGATAGAATGGCCGGACACCGCGCCGACAAACGTCATGCTTTCCGTCGGAACGGAACGAACTTCGACGCTCACCCGTTCACAACCCTCCAGTTCATCCTTCGAGCATTTCTCATTCAGATATACATATTCGTCTTTTAGAATTCCCTTGGTAAGGTGCGAGGCTTCCGGCACGACGGAAGGTACTTCACTAGTGTAATCGACTTCCTTTAAATTTACTGAATATGCTTTCCCGTCTTCTCCCTTTACCTTTCCGCCGGTAGCGAAAGTTTCCACTGTAGCATGACTCGCTTGATAGAACGGTTTTGATTTACATCCTGCAAGTTCGAAATTTCTGGGGTTTTTAGGCGAGGAAGTCCATTCTAATTTACAAGTGCGCACTTTCTTTTTGCTTGTACCGCTTCCTTCTTCTTTCACTTCTTCCGTCCATGCAAAAACTTCTGGAGTCTGCGAATAAGAGATATAATGACCCGATCTAACGAATTCTCCGCCGAGAGAATCCGCCGTCAAAGTTCCGGTAACATAGGAAGGTAATCCTGCCTGTGCCTGGGCGGCAGGTACCGCGCCTTTGAGTGCTGCACTCGCCTGTTCGCAAGTCTCAATTTGGTAGATGAGAAATAGAGAAGCGGGAAACAATACGATCCCGGTGAGAATCCCTTTGAACGAATCTCCGAGTTGGCCGAATATGCCGATATCTTCCGAAGAGGACATCCCGTCCGAACTTTCAAGTGCCATAATACTTTCTCCTAAAAAAGGGCTAAAAAGCGAAATCGCATCTTAATACTTTCTAAAGAACTTAGGCAATTTATTTTTTCCAAAGAGAAATAGAAAAATATTATTTTTCTAATTAAAACAATCGTGTAAAAACGATTTAAAATAGTTCCAACCACGCGGTTCGAATATCGGGCCTTTCCATAAAATAGGTTCCGATCAGAGCGGCATCCACGTACGGCCTAAATGCATCCAAATCCTGCTTACTTTTTATTCCCGATTCTCCAACTTTTACTATATTAGGAGAAAGTTTATTCGCAATATTAGGAACTAGATCTTGATGAATCGAAAAATCATCCAAATCCCTGGTATTGATTCCTACGATATTCGCACCTGCATCTCTCGCGATTTCCGCCTCTTCTTCCGTATGAATTTCCGTAAGGACATCCATTCCAAACCTTCGCGCAGCCAGAATAAGGTTTTTGAGCTTCTCAGGAGTCAAAATTCTTACGATTAAAAGTATCGCACCGGCTCCGTATTCTCTCGCTTCGACTACTTGTCTCTCATCTATTATAAAATCTTTACGTAAAACCGGTACATTTACTTTTTCAGATACCTGCCGTAGATTCTCCAAAGAACCGCCGAAGTAATCGGCATCGGTCAGTACAGAAATTCCCGAGGCTCCGCATTCTTCGTAGGTTTTCGCAATTTGGACCGGCTCATAAGCATCCCGAATCGTTCCCGCAGACGGGCTTTTCCGTTTACATTCGGCGATGATGGAAAATTTTCGCGAGCGGAGGGACTGCCATAGACCGGGCCCGGCGTAATTTGCCGGAGAGTATTCGGGAATCGACTCCAATTCCTTTTTTTTTGTCTCGAGGATATCTCGTAAAACTCTATGTAACCCCATCCAATTAGCTGCGGAACGACTTTAGAGCTTCATCCTCCGTCTCCCGAATATCGAAGAGAGAAGTAAGTTCAATTACATCAAAAATTCTTTTTACTGCGGGTTTGATTCCGCAAATTTTTAGGGCGCCTTCCTTTGCATTCAACTTCCTAAGAGTCGAGATACAAGCCCTAAATCCGGAAGACGACATATAGTCGACGTCTTGCATATTCAAGATGACTCTTGTGTGTCCTTGGTTGTCGATGAGATCGTTGAGATTTTCTTCGACCTCGTTGGCGATGGAGACGTCTAAACGCCCCTTGAGGTAAACAATGAGAACTCCGTCCTGTACCTTATGATCCAGCAAGGGAACCTACCCTAAGCGATAAATTAGAGACAATTCTAGGTCCGAAAAATAGCCTGTCAACCAAGTTCCCCCATATGGCAAATTTTCCTACCTCCCTAATGGGCCAGAGAGTCCTCGTTCTGGGCGGAGGTGTTTCCGGAATGGCTGCACTCCGTCTCCTTCGAGAAAGGCAGGCCGTTCCCATCCTCTGCAATTCCCAACCTGTACCTTCCGTCACTGAGATGTACGTAGGTGAAGACGTTGCATTAACTTCCCTACTTCCGTTGACCTTAATTGTCAAAAGTCCCGGGTTATCGCCGGAGCATCCGATTATTCAACAGGCTCATTCTCTTTATATTCCTGTTGTCTCCGAAGTGGAATTCGCTCGAGCTTTCTTTTTCGGCAAATTGATAGGAGTAACTGGAACGGACGGAAAGTCCACTACGACAGCGTTGATATGCCATCTTCTATCGAAAGATTTTCCGGGAGCCCAGGCCGGTGGAAATATCGGACACGCGTTCAGCGATTTTTGCCTAGGTCCGATTCCACTATCGGTTTTGGAGCTTTCGAGTTACCAGCTGGAAGATTCGGGACCTCTATCGCTTGATGTTTCCGTAATTCTCAATCTGGCTCCGGATCATTTGGAACGCCACGGGACTTTGGATAACTATTTTGCAGCTAAAGCAAGAATCATCGATAAAAATAGTTCGAAGCATACTCTTATTGTCAGTTCCAAACTATTCAGAGAACGAATTCAACAAATGAATTGTCTTTGCAAGATCGGAACGTTCGGTCGAGAAGAAGGAAATGATGCGAGAATTTTAGACGAAGAACGGATCATTCAGACTGCGAAAGCCGAATACGATGCAAAAAACTTCCCTCTGCCCGGCGGCCATAATTTGGAAAATTTGAGCGCTTCCATTCTTGCTGCGGAAGCAGCAGGAGGAAATCCCGTCAATATTCAGCAGGCGATTTCCGGTTTTATGGGTTTACCGCACCGCTTCCAGCAGGCGGGACGTGCCGCCGGCGTAACTTTTATAAACGATTCTAAATCGACAAACCTTCATAGTATGCTTGCCGGTATGAGCACCTGGAAGGAGAAGAAAACGACCTGTCTAATTCTAGGTGGAAGACCGAAATCGGAATCTTTCGAACCTTTGAAGCAATTCCTGAAATCAGGTATCGGATGGGTGATTCTTTTCGGAGAAGCGAGAGCGGCCTGGGCCGCCGAAATTTCTCCTCTTATAGGGGATCACCTTGTTACGGTGGAAGATTTAGGAGAGGCATTCTCCTGGCTCAAGACTGCGATTCGCTCGGGAAGAGCACGATTGCAATCAGTCGTTTTTTCCCCGGCCTGCGCCAGCTTCGATCAGTATAAGAATTTTGAAGAGAGAGGAGAACATTTCCTAAGCCTAGTGCAGCAGTGGGCGCAAGAGGAACCCTAAAGCTTCTTTCAAAATCCCGTTCGAAGAGTTTGAAAACTATTTAGTCAGATGAGGATGATGGGAAAGCCTTTCCCAGACTTTCGCCTCTATGAACATCTTTAGCAAATCGTTATCTAAGTGGTTGTCCTTAGATTCCATTTCAAGAATATCTAAAGCTCTATCGAGAGGTACCGCTTTTTTATACGGACGATCCTTATCCGTCAGCGCGTCGAATATATCGGAAATGGTCATAATCCTGGATTGCACCGGAATATCTTCTCCCGACAGGCCTCGCGGGTAGCCGCTTCCGTTCAGTTTTTCGTGGTGTGCGTGAGCTATTGCCGGAACCATCTTCAAATCGCTTGTCCAAGGAATTTTACTTAAGAATTGAAACGTGTGTTCCACATGAGATTCAATTTCCTTTCTTTCGTCGAAATCCAACGATCCTTTCTTGATGGTTAAAAATCCGAATTCATAGGGGGAAAGTAAATCCATGGATTCCCCATCGGTCGTAGTATACTGTATTTTAGCTATTTCTTCCAAGAAATGCGAATTCGTTTCTTCTAATATGGAAGGTTCGTTAGATTGGCGTATGATCTGAAGCATGGAATTAAGCCGCTTAAATTCTTCGGCCTTTTCGAATTCCAGGGACTTCTCAAAATCCGCAAACCCGACGGTCCCATGTCGTTTCAAATATTCAACTTTCTTTAAATTAAATCTGGATTCCAAATCCTTGATCAAAAAACGGAAACGCCAATCGATTACGTGCAATTCCAAATCTTCCAGCTTTTTGGCTTTTACGAGCACTTTTTCCCGGACTCCGACCTTTCCGAAATCGTGAAGAAGAGAAGCATATCGAATTTCTTTTAACTGCTCTTTGCTGAATTTAATATCCTTATACTTGCCGGAGTTGGCACGATCTACTGTCTCCGCTAGACCGACCGTTAATAAGGCGACTCGAAAAGAATGGCCGCTAGTTGTCGGGTCCCTCGCCTCGATCGCATTCACCGAAGCAGTCACAAAACCCTCGAATAAGGTTTCGATCTCCCTTAAAAGATAATTATTCTGAATCGCGACGGCAGCCTGCCCGGCCACGCCTAGAACCAACTGTGAAGAATAATCATCGAAAGGTTGGACATCCTCCCCTTTCATTTGCTCTGCCGTAAGTTTTTGATTGAAATTGCGTTTCCGATTGATTAGTTGCAGGACTCCGACCACTTCTCCTCGATGGTCTTTCATCGGGACGACAAGCATCGATTTCGTATGATAGTTCGTTAATACGTCGAAGTTCCCGTTAAACGTAAATTCGGTTCCTTCCGGCAAATTATAAACATCGGGAAGATTTAATACTTTTCCGGTTTCTGCAACGTAACCCGCAATGCTAGCCTTATTGATCGGAAGCAGGAATTCCTCTCCTACGTTCAGAGCGGAAATTTTAAAGCGTAAACTCCTAACATAGCTGATCTCGTCTCTTTCCACCAAATACAAAGAACCGGAATCCGCATTGCAAATCTCCCTGGCGCTGAAAAGAATTTCACCTAGCAATTTATCGAAATCTTTCTCGTTCGCAAGACTGATTCCGATCCGAGTGAGTCGATTGATTTCGTATTTTGCCGTATTGATTCTGTGCAGCAAATCGAATTGATCCGTCACCATTTGTAAGTGCACGAACGCATTCGCCAAATTCTTACATAGATGAAGATCGGTTGCAGTGTCCGGAAGAATTCCGAAAATAAGGTCGTCTTCGATTTCTGTTTGTTTATGACCCTCGTAAGTGAGGTCCGCATTCAGAATAAAACGGGCGAGAATAAGAGGATTTAAACGGAGCTGTTCTCGAATGCGTCGATGTTCTTCTTCCAACGTAGGCGCAGAGATGTAAAAGACGATATTTACGAATTGCTCCGCGTCTCTAATTTCGGGAGAATCGTAAAAGTCCCGAAGAAAGATAATATCCGGATTCAGTTTGTTCCGGAGAATATTTAGTCTACGGTCTAAGAGCCGATAATCCGTTACGATGTATTGCTTAAACTTGGACTCCATTCCTTAACGGCCCATCCTACGAGGCTTCTATATTCATGAAAAGGAGAATTTTCTACGCTTCACTCGGCGTACTCCGTAGGGAAAGAAGAACATCCATGAGATTGAGTATACTCTAAAAGAGCGGCTTAGATCACATTCCATTCCTCATTAAGAAATTAGATCGAAAAAACGGGAAAAAAACCGCAAAGACTTAACAAAATAAAAAGCGCTTCCGCAAAATTTGCAAGAAGCGCTTAGCAATCTTCGTCTAATCGTTGTTTAGGCGAATTAACGTTTCAATCCTAAAACTTCCTGCAACATCTGATCCGTTGTAGTGATCGTTCTTGAATTCGCTTGGAATCCTCTTTGGGTTACTATCATATCGGTAAATTGGTCGGATAAGTCCACGTTGGACATTTCCAGTAATCCGGCGTTAATCTTCCCGCGCCCCGCGATTCCGGCCTCTCCGATCAATGGTTCGCCGGAGTTGTTCGAAAAAGCAAACATAGTATCTCCCGCTTTATCCAGACCGGCAGGGTTATTAAACACCGCTGTTGCAATTCTAGCTAGCGGTTGTTTGATGCCGTTGGAATAAACTCCGGTAATCGTTCCGGAATTATCTATGGAGAAAGATTCAAGGTAACCCATCGTATACCCGTCTTGTTTTACGGCCTTGGTCGTAAAATCCGAAGAGAATTGGGTAATTCCATCCACCATGCCCGATTCACCCAACGCTAAATCGAAACTTTGGACCTGCGGATTTCCTGGAAGGCGAAAGGATACTTTTGCGTTTAATTTTCCGGTATTCATCATATCGGCGCCGTCGGAGACATATACGATTTTACCGTCCGGAGTGAATCCGAATTCGAGTTCGGTACTGCCCGGGAGTTGCGTGTTCTGTCCACCGGTTCCGGCTACGTCGACGGAAAGCTGAGTTGCGTCAGTTAAAGACACGCGTCCTTTCCAAGTATTTTCCCTGACTTTGTAGAATTCCATTTTCAGTTCGCGCTGTTCCCCCTGATCATCGAACACTTTGATCGTAGTCACATGACCGCGTCTCTGTTTCGGATCGGGATCGTTGATAAAAGCGGAAATTTCCTCCGGAGTCGCGTCCGGCGGCACGGCAGGTACCGAAGAGTTCAAGTTGGATTTAAAATCTATCTTTGAAGTAGCTCTTGCAGGTTCTTTAGAATATACTGGAATGATAATATCTTCCACCGAACCGGAGGAATTGATGAACTTATTCCCTTTTTCGTCCAAACGGGAATTCCATCCCTGAACTTTCAAACCGTTGGCAGGATTTACGTAGTATCCGTTTTTATCCAGGTTAAACGCACCGGCTCTCGTATAGAACTGCTTATCTCCGTCCTTTACGATAAAGAATCCTTCTCCGGAAATCGCCACGTCCGTATTCTTTCCCGTCGTTTGCAAGGCGCCTTGCGTCATAATCTTATCTATCGCAGCGATCAAAGCCCCGAGGCCCACTTGTTGCGGGTTCACCCCGCCGATATTTTCCTTCGGTTCGGAGGCACCTCGCAATTCCTGGGAAATCATATCCTGAAACGTTACCCGTTCCGTTTTGAAACCGTGGGTGTTCACGTTGGAAATGTTGTTTCCGATCACGTCCATCCTGAC is part of the Leptospira broomii serovar Hurstbridge str. 5399 genome and harbors:
- a CDS encoding TMEM43 family protein gives rise to the protein MALESSDGMSSSEDIGIFGQLGDSFKGILTGIVLFPASLFLIYQIETCEQASAALKGAVPAAQAQAGLPSYVTGTLTADSLGGEFVRSGHYISYSQTPEVFAWTEEVKEEGSGTSKKKVRTCKLEWTSSPKNPRNFELAGCKSKPFYQASHATVETFATGGKVKGEDGKAYSVNLKEVDYTSEVPSVVPEASHLTKGILKDEYVYLNEKCSKDELEGCERVSVEVRSVPTESMTFVGAVSGHSIGKFKSKEDNLFLNASVGDFQKTMKDIANDDKMMRWIGRGVSFVLIWVSLNLLVGPLTALLSFIPLIGEFGKMAISFVLGIVAFVVTAITILLVKFWYIWLLLGLVAIGYGFYKKRQAKPA
- a CDS encoding beta/alpha barrel domain-containing protein (involved in tryptophan biosynthesis; amino acid biosynthesis; converts 1-(2-carboxyphenylamino)-1-deoxy-D-ribulose 5-phosphate to C(1)-(3-indolyl)-glycerol 3-phosphat) — protein: MGLHRVLRDILETKKKELESIPEYSPANYAGPGLWQSLRSRKFSIIAECKRKSPSAGTIRDAYEPVQIAKTYEECGASGISVLTDADYFGGSLENLRQVSEKVNVPVLRKDFIIDERQVVEAREYGAGAILLIVRILTPEKLKNLILAARRFGMDVLTEIHTEEEAEIARDAGANIVGINTRDLDDFSIHQDLVPNIANKLSPNIVKVGESGIKSKQDLDAFRPYVDAALIGTYFMERPDIRTAWLELF
- a CDS encoding STAS domain-containing protein produces the protein MLDHKVQDGVLIVYLKGRLDVSIANEVEENLNDLIDNQGHTRVILNMQDVDYMSSSGFRACISTLRKLNAKEGALKICGIKPAVKRIFDVIELTSLFDIRETEDEALKSFRS
- the murD gene encoding UDP-N-acetylmuramoyl-L-alanine--D-glutamate ligase, translating into MANFPTSLMGQRVLVLGGGVSGMAALRLLRERQAVPILCNSQPVPSVTEMYVGEDVALTSLLPLTLIVKSPGLSPEHPIIQQAHSLYIPVVSEVEFARAFFFGKLIGVTGTDGKSTTTALICHLLSKDFPGAQAGGNIGHAFSDFCLGPIPLSVLELSSYQLEDSGPLSLDVSVILNLAPDHLERHGTLDNYFAAKARIIDKNSSKHTLIVSSKLFRERIQQMNCLCKIGTFGREEGNDARILDEERIIQTAKAEYDAKNFPLPGGHNLENLSASILAAEAAGGNPVNIQQAISGFMGLPHRFQQAGRAAGVTFINDSKSTNLHSMLAGMSTWKEKKTTCLILGGRPKSESFEPLKQFLKSGIGWVILFGEARAAWAAEISPLIGDHLVTVEDLGEAFSWLKTAIRSGRARLQSVVFSPACASFDQYKNFEERGEHFLSLVQQWAQEEP
- a CDS encoding HD domain-containing phosphohydrolase → MESKFKQYIVTDYRLLDRRLNILRNKLNPDIIFLRDFYDSPEIRDAEQFVNIVFYISAPTLEEEHRRIREQLRLNPLILARFILNADLTYEGHKQTEIEDDLIFGILPDTATDLHLCKNLANAFVHLQMVTDQFDLLHRINTAKYEINRLTRIGISLANEKDFDKLLGEILFSAREICNADSGSLYLVERDEISYVRSLRFKISALNVGEEFLLPINKASIAGYVAETGKVLNLPDVYNLPEGTEFTFNGNFDVLTNYHTKSMLVVPMKDHRGEVVGVLQLINRKRNFNQKLTAEQMKGEDVQPFDDYSSQLVLGVAGQAAVAIQNNYLLREIETLFEGFVTASVNAIEARDPTTSGHSFRVALLTVGLAETVDRANSGKYKDIKFSKEQLKEIRYASLLHDFGKVGVREKVLVKAKKLEDLELHVIDWRFRFLIKDLESRFNLKKVEYLKRHGTVGFADFEKSLEFEKAEEFKRLNSMLQIIRQSNEPSILEETNSHFLEEIAKIQYTTTDGESMDLLSPYEFGFLTIKKGSLDFDERKEIESHVEHTFQFLSKIPWTSDLKMVPAIAHAHHEKLNGSGYPRGLSGEDIPVQSRIMTISDIFDALTDKDRPYKKAVPLDRALDILEMESKDNHLDNDLLKMFIEAKVWERLSHHPHLTK
- the flgE gene encoding flagellar hook protein FlgE, whose amino-acid sequence is MMRSLYSGVSGLKNHQVRMDVIGNNISNVNTHGFKTERVTFQDMISQELRGASEPKENIGGVNPQQVGLGALIAAIDKIMTQGALQTTGKNTDVAISGEGFFIVKDGDKQFYTRAGAFNLDKNGYYVNPANGLKVQGWNSRLDEKGNKFINSSGSVEDIIIPVYSKEPARATSKIDFKSNLNSSVPAVPPDATPEEISAFINDPDPKQRRGHVTTIKVFDDQGEQRELKMEFYKVRENTWKGRVSLTDATQLSVDVAGTGGQNTQLPGSTELEFGFTPDGKIVYVSDGADMMNTGKLNAKVSFRLPGNPQVQSFDLALGESGMVDGITQFSSDFTTKAVKQDGYTMGYLESFSIDNSGTITGVYSNGIKQPLARIATAVFNNPAGLDKAGDTMFAFSNNSGEPLIGEAGIAGRGKINAGLLEMSNVDLSDQFTDMIVTQRGFQANSRTITTTDQMLQEVLGLKR